The genomic window GTCCGCAAGGCGACCATCGCCCTGCAGCTCTGCCCTGTCTTCATGGGTTCCGCGTACAAGAACAAAGGCATCGAGCCGCTTCTCGACGCTGTAGTGGATTACCTGCCGGATCCCACCCAGGTCACCAACAAGGCTCTTGATCTTGATAACCACGAGCAGGAAGTGATTCTGAAGGCGGACGAGGATATGCCGCCGGTCGCTCTGGCGTTCAAGCTGGAAGACGGGCAGTATGGCCAGCTGACCTACATCCGTGTGTACCAGGGGAAGATCAAGAAGGGCGATGAGTTGTACAACAGCCGCGCCAAGCGGAAGTTCCGCATCGGCCGTCTGATCAAGATGCACGCCGACAAGATGGAAGATCTGGACGAAGCCGGTTGTGGTGAGATCGCCGCGTTGTTTGGTATCGAATGTGCCAGTGGTGATACGTTCTGCGATCCGAAGCTGAACTACTCCATGACCAGTATGTACGTTCCTGATCCGGTCATCGAGCTGGCCATCACGCCGGTGGACAAGAAGTCCGGCGACAACATGGGCAAGGCGCTGAACCGCTTCCTCAAGGAAGACCCGACGTTCCACAGCTATGTGGATCCGGAGAGTGGCCAGACGATCATCGCCGGTATGGGTGAGTTGCACTTGGACGTGTACATCGAACGGATGAAACGTGAGTACAACGCCATCGTCACCACCGGGCAGCCTCAGGTTGCCTATCGTGAGGCGATCACCCAGCGGGCTGAGTTCAACTACACGCACAAGAAGCAGACCGGTGGTAGCGGCCAGTATGCCCGGGTTGCCGGATACATGGAGCCGATCCCTGATCCCGCCGAAGGTGAGGAGCGGAAGGATTACGAGTTCGTCGATGAGATCAAGGGCGGCGCGATTCCCAACGAATACATCCCGTCCTGCGACAAAGGTTTCCAGAAGGCCATGGAGAAGGGCACGCAGATCGGATTCCCCATCATGGGAGTGCGCTGTGTGATCAACGATGGTGCCTGGCACCCGGTCGACTCTTCCGACATCGCGTTCCAGACCGCTGCGATCGGCGCGTTCCGTGAAGGATACGAGAAAGCCAAACCGTGCATCATGGAACCGATCATGAAGGTTGAGATGACCGCGCCGACGGAGTATCAGGGCAACATGTTCGCCGCCATCAACCAGCGCCGTGGCGTGATCATCAGTTCCACTGAGGATCACAACATGAGCACCGTTGACGCCGAAGTGCCGCTCGCCGAAATGTTCGGCTTCTCCACTGTGCTTCGCTCCCTTACCCAAGGGAAAGGAGAGTTCACCATGGAGCTCGCCAAGTACGGCAAGGTGCCTGTCAGTGTCGCGGAAGAGCTGAAGAAAAAGTTCCAGGACGAGAAGAAAGCCGCCCAGAAACAGAAATAAGCAGTTCTCTGATGGTCAAAAAGCCGCATTGGATCTTCCAGTGCGGCTTTCCTTTTGTCCAGACGTACGCTTTTATTTGGAAGAGCTGAGCAATCATGGTATACTAGAGGTGTAACAGGTTCTATCCATTGAATGGAGGTAAGCGCACATGGAGATCCAAGAGTTGAACGCATTGAGCCCACTGAGAGTCTTCGACGAGTCAATCGGAGGAGGTCTCGGACGTGGGAATCTCGGAGTTCTGGTTTCACGGAGGGGCGTCGGAAAGACGGCGTGC from Sphaerochaeta sp. includes these protein-coding regions:
- the fusA gene encoding elongation factor G; this encodes MVDLQHMRNIGISAHIDSGKTTLSERILYYCNKIHAIHDVHGKDGVGATMDFMDLERERGITIQSAATNVQWKSDEINIIDTPGHVDFTIEVERALRVLDGAILVLDSVAGVQSQSITVDRQMKRYHVPRLAFVNKCDRAGANPYRVKQHLIEKLGLNAVLMQIPIGLEDKLEGVVDLVEMKAYYFDSGADGIHARAAEIPAELVDEAQKKREEMLDGVSLCSDELMEAMLEEKVTPEIIKKAVRKATIALQLCPVFMGSAYKNKGIEPLLDAVVDYLPDPTQVTNKALDLDNHEQEVILKADEDMPPVALAFKLEDGQYGQLTYIRVYQGKIKKGDELYNSRAKRKFRIGRLIKMHADKMEDLDEAGCGEIAALFGIECASGDTFCDPKLNYSMTSMYVPDPVIELAITPVDKKSGDNMGKALNRFLKEDPTFHSYVDPESGQTIIAGMGELHLDVYIERMKREYNAIVTTGQPQVAYREAITQRAEFNYTHKKQTGGSGQYARVAGYMEPIPDPAEGEERKDYEFVDEIKGGAIPNEYIPSCDKGFQKAMEKGTQIGFPIMGVRCVINDGAWHPVDSSDIAFQTAAIGAFREGYEKAKPCIMEPIMKVEMTAPTEYQGNMFAAINQRRGVIISSTEDHNMSTVDAEVPLAEMFGFSTVLRSLTQGKGEFTMELAKYGKVPVSVAEELKKKFQDEKKAAQKQK